A single genomic interval of Staphylococcus hyicus harbors:
- a CDS encoding DUF3169 family protein, producing the protein MKKGRYTLQIILATIFGGIVGVIFESDFVRAFFSELRYAKSANFLMISCIAVTLLLVALILYQFMIQNDALRLKRKSEMGNDASQDDLIAKADLQYNKSEIIFYSQLIIVALYILFLLIGGFGGETNILYVFVPLYIIFIPSIKSGYFYRKYNVNYPKIGEKDYTKKILEIKDEGERHITLLSMFKIYQFNVIGLFLAILLIFLFSITFDLNQSFSLLIVILLFIYNSLGYLLKLRKYYK; encoded by the coding sequence ATGAAAAAAGGTAGGTATACGTTACAAATTATATTGGCAACCATTTTTGGTGGTATTGTAGGCGTTATTTTTGAAAGTGATTTTGTACGCGCTTTTTTTAGTGAGTTACGTTATGCAAAATCAGCTAATTTTTTAATGATTTCTTGTATCGCTGTGACATTATTACTGGTTGCGTTAATTCTATATCAATTCATGATTCAAAATGATGCTTTGAGGTTAAAACGTAAAAGTGAGATGGGGAATGATGCCTCACAAGATGATTTGATTGCTAAAGCAGACTTACAGTACAACAAGTCAGAAATTATATTTTATAGTCAACTCATCATCGTCGCGCTCTATATCTTATTTCTTTTAATAGGAGGTTTCGGGGGAGAAACAAATATCTTATACGTTTTTGTACCGTTGTATATCATTTTCATCCCTTCAATCAAATCAGGCTATTTTTATAGAAAATATAATGTTAATTATCCTAAAATAGGGGAGAAAGATTACACTAAAAAAATATTAGAGATTAAAGATGAAGGTGAAAGACATATTACATTATTATCTATGTTTAAAATCTATCAGTTTAATGTTATAGGGCTTTTTTTAGCAATTCTGCTCATATTTTTATTTTCGATTACGTTTGATCTCAACCAATCATTTAGTTTGTTAATAGTCATTTTATTATTTATATATAATTCGCTCGGATACTTGTTAAAATTACGTAAATACTACAAATAA
- a CDS encoding betaine/proline/choline family ABC transporter ATP-binding protein (Members of the family are the ATP-binding subunit of ABC transporters for substrates such as betaine, L-proline or other amino acids, choline, carnitine, etc. The substrate specificity is best determined from the substrate-binding subunit, rather than this subunit, as it interacts with the permease subunit and not with substrate directly.) translates to MLSIKNLSKVYAGNKKAVDNMTIDIQQGEFVAFIGTSGSGKTTALRMINRMIEATEGQIMINGKDVRQMNPVQLRRSIGYVIQQIGLMPHMTVRENIVLVPKLLKWSQEKKDEKARELIKLVDLPEEYLDRYPSELSGGQQQRIGVVRALAAEQDIILMDEPFGALDPITRDTLQDLVKKLQQQLGKTFIFVTHDMDEAIKLADKICIMSHGKVIQFDTPDNILRHPANDFVRDFIGQNRLIQDRPNLRSVEDAMITPITITADQSLNDAVELMRRKRIDTLFVVNHQHKLLGFLDIEDINQGLRARAELIDVIQRDVYTVPLDSKLQDSVRTILKRNVRNVPVVDEGHHIVGLITRANLVDIVYDSIWGEADGDNIENEDITTSTKDGVERE, encoded by the coding sequence ATGTTAAGTATTAAAAACTTATCAAAAGTCTATGCTGGGAATAAAAAAGCTGTAGACAATATGACGATAGACATTCAGCAAGGGGAGTTTGTCGCATTTATTGGTACGAGTGGTAGTGGTAAAACAACCGCACTCCGAATGATTAACCGCATGATCGAAGCAACAGAAGGTCAAATTATGATTAACGGTAAGGATGTGCGCCAAATGAATCCGGTGCAATTACGGCGCAGTATTGGGTATGTGATTCAACAAATTGGCCTTATGCCACATATGACGGTAAGAGAAAATATAGTACTTGTACCTAAGTTGTTAAAGTGGTCGCAAGAGAAAAAGGATGAGAAGGCACGTGAACTCATTAAACTTGTAGATTTACCGGAAGAGTATTTGGATCGTTATCCTTCTGAATTGTCTGGTGGCCAACAACAACGTATTGGTGTGGTAAGAGCACTTGCCGCAGAACAAGATATTATCTTAATGGATGAGCCGTTCGGGGCGTTAGACCCGATTACACGTGATACGCTACAAGACTTAGTGAAGAAGCTTCAACAACAATTAGGCAAAACATTTATATTTGTGACACATGACATGGACGAAGCGATTAAGTTAGCTGATAAAATCTGCATCATGTCTCATGGGAAAGTGATTCAGTTTGATACACCTGACAATATTTTAAGACATCCGGCAAATGATTTTGTCCGTGATTTCATTGGCCAAAACCGCTTGATTCAAGACCGTCCTAATTTGCGTTCTGTAGAAGATGCGATGATTACGCCAATTACGATAACGGCGGATCAATCTTTAAATGATGCAGTTGAATTGATGCGTCGAAAACGTATCGACACATTATTTGTCGTTAACCATCAACATAAATTATTAGGCTTTTTAGACATTGAAGATATTAATCAAGGATTACGTGCACGCGCAGAGCTCATTGATGTCATTCAACGCGATGTATATACTGTGCCACTTGATAGTAAATTACAAGATTCTGTGCGCACGATTTTAAAAAGAAATGTACGTAATGTGCCTGTTGTTGATGAAGGTCATCATATCGTAGGACTCATTACACGTGCGAATCTCGTTGATATTGTATATGACAGTATATGGGGTGAAGCAGACGGAGACAACATCGAAAACGAAGACATCACAACTTCTACCAAGGACGGAGTTGAGCGCGAATGA
- a CDS encoding ABC transporter permease produces MMDFIVNNANDLLNKTMEHLYISVIALILAIIFSVSLGILLTRTKRLAKVSLTIASVLQTIPTLAVLALMIPLFGVGKVPAIVALFFYVLLPILNNTIIGVESIDKNVREAGKSMGMTEFQLMKGVELPLALPMILSGIRLSSVYVISWATLASFIGAGGLGDYIFNGLNLYDANMIITATILITALALLVDFCLSRIEKWIVPKGLKVSR; encoded by the coding sequence ATGATGGATTTTATTGTAAATAATGCGAATGATTTATTAAATAAAACGATGGAACATTTGTATATTTCTGTTATTGCGCTCATTCTCGCAATCATTTTCTCCGTCTCGCTGGGTATTTTATTAACCCGTACGAAACGTTTGGCAAAAGTTTCATTAACGATTGCCAGTGTACTTCAAACGATACCGACATTAGCAGTGTTAGCGTTGATGATACCTTTATTTGGTGTGGGGAAGGTGCCAGCCATTGTCGCGCTATTTTTCTATGTGTTATTACCCATTTTAAATAATACAATCATTGGGGTGGAAAGCATTGATAAAAATGTACGTGAAGCTGGAAAAAGTATGGGAATGACGGAATTTCAACTCATGAAAGGTGTAGAACTTCCACTAGCATTACCTATGATTTTAAGTGGTATTCGCTTGTCGTCTGTATACGTGATTAGTTGGGCGACACTTGCGAGTTTTATCGGTGCAGGCGGTCTCGGTGATTACATTTTCAACGGATTAAACTTATATGATGCGAATATGATCATTACGGCGACCATCTTAATTACCGCACTCGCGTTACTTGTCGATTTTTGTTTGTCGCGTATTGAAAAGTGGATTGTGCCTAAAGGTTTAAAGGTATCTAGATAA
- a CDS encoding osmoprotectant ABC transporter substrate-binding protein — MTRYQKYLAVVVLCLMVLSGCSLPGLKNASAPDEVQITALSTSESQIMSHMVRLLIEHDTKGKIKPTIINNLGSSTIQHNAIVNGQANMSGTRYTGTDLTGTLQMKPIIDSKKAMAATQKGFKDKYHQTFFNSYGFDNTFALMVTQETAKKYHLETVSDLEKHAKDLRLGMDTTWQNREVDGYPAFQRKYGFKFGDSRPMQIGLVYDALQNGSLDVAVGYSTDGRIAAYHLKVLKDDKHFFPPYDASPLASDELLKKRPELKGIIKKLEGKISTKDMQHLNYQADGQGQEPAIVAQKFLEKHHYFDDDKGGQK; from the coding sequence ATGACACGTTATCAAAAATATTTAGCAGTTGTTGTGCTGTGTCTCATGGTGTTATCTGGATGCAGTTTGCCAGGCTTGAAAAATGCATCGGCACCGGATGAAGTTCAAATCACAGCACTATCAACGTCAGAATCTCAAATCATGTCGCATATGGTGCGATTATTAATTGAACATGATACAAAAGGTAAAATTAAGCCGACAATTATTAATAACTTGGGCTCAAGTACGATTCAACATAATGCCATCGTGAATGGTCAAGCAAACATGTCGGGCACACGTTATACCGGTACTGATTTAACAGGGACACTTCAAATGAAGCCAATTATTGATTCAAAAAAAGCAATGGCCGCGACGCAAAAAGGTTTTAAAGACAAATACCATCAAACATTTTTTAATTCTTATGGCTTCGATAATACATTTGCGCTTATGGTGACACAAGAAACCGCAAAAAAATATCATTTAGAAACAGTGTCGGATCTTGAAAAACATGCGAAAGATTTAAGACTTGGCATGGATACGACGTGGCAAAACCGCGAAGTAGATGGTTATCCAGCATTTCAACGGAAATATGGGTTTAAATTTGGAGATAGTCGCCCAATGCAGATTGGACTCGTTTATGATGCACTTCAAAATGGCAGTTTAGATGTGGCGGTAGGGTATTCTACAGATGGCCGTATTGCGGCATATCATTTAAAGGTATTAAAAGATGATAAACACTTTTTCCCGCCTTATGACGCAAGTCCTTTAGCATCAGATGAATTATTGAAAAAGCGTCCAGAGCTTAAAGGGATTATTAAAAAATTAGAAGGTAAAATTTCTACAAAAGACATGCAACATTTAAATTATCAAGCAGATGGACAAGGTCAAGAGCCTGCCATTGTTGCACAAAAATTTTTAGAAAAACATCATTACTTTGATGATGACAAAGGAGGCCAAAAATAA
- a CDS encoding ABC transporter permease, whose translation MNGHLLQQLWSYYQTNFGYLWELFMNHLLMSIYGVLFAALVGIPLGIIIARYGKLSTAVITLANVIQTVPVIAMLAILMLGIGLGMNTVIFAVFLYALLPIIKNTYTGIQGVDANIKDAGKGMGMTRNQVLRMIELPLSLSVIIGGLRIALVVAIGVVAVGSFIGAPTLGDLIIRGTNATDGTLFILAGALPIVLIVLIVDILLRMLEKKLDPLNRRTKNTMTSS comes from the coding sequence ATGAATGGTCATCTTTTACAACAACTTTGGTCGTATTATCAAACGAACTTTGGCTATTTATGGGAACTTTTTATGAATCATCTTTTAATGTCGATTTATGGAGTGTTATTTGCAGCACTTGTAGGTATCCCATTAGGTATCATCATCGCGCGCTATGGGAAATTATCGACTGCGGTAATTACACTCGCGAATGTGATTCAAACGGTTCCTGTCATTGCGATGCTAGCAATCTTAATGTTAGGCATTGGATTAGGGATGAATACCGTGATTTTTGCCGTCTTTTTATATGCACTATTACCGATAATTAAAAATACGTATACAGGAATACAAGGTGTTGACGCTAACATAAAAGATGCAGGTAAAGGCATGGGGATGACACGCAATCAAGTGCTTCGCATGATAGAGTTACCTCTTTCGTTATCCGTTATTATAGGGGGATTACGTATTGCGCTCGTAGTGGCTATCGGTGTCGTTGCAGTAGGGTCTTTTATCGGTGCACCTACACTAGGCGATTTAATTATACGAGGTACGAATGCGACCGATGGCACGCTCTTTATTTTAGCCGGTGCATTACCCATTGTACTTATAGTGTTGATAGTCGATATACTTTTGCGTATGCTAGAGAAGAAGTTAGATCCTCTGAATCGTCGAACGAAAAATACAATGACATCAAGTTAA
- a CDS encoding alpha/beta hydrolase, which yields MALIEMNYKSKTLGMHQSFTVILPEDDSYFNLSCKPKLLKSLLLLHGISSDHASYVRYTSIERYANKHQLAIIMPSADHSFYTNMKYGHSYYDYVLEVWDYVHQVLPLSQERKDHFIAGHSMGGYGALRYAFTAGERFAKAAPLSSAIDVSQVYEFVYPDFKPAAIAGDDYHPIGTEYDPYHLVEEAIANDKVVPEIVMMCGTEDPLYESNAQFYDYISKRHIPSRFIANAGEHDYAYWDKAIKTIIEMFMTETE from the coding sequence GTGGCGTTAATCGAAATGAATTATAAATCTAAAACGCTCGGTATGCATCAATCATTTACGGTGATTTTGCCAGAAGACGACAGTTATTTTAATCTGAGTTGTAAGCCTAAATTATTAAAATCGCTGTTATTGTTACACGGCATATCAAGTGATCACGCGTCTTATGTGCGTTATACAAGTATTGAACGTTATGCGAATAAACATCAATTAGCGATTATTATGCCGAGTGCAGATCATAGTTTTTATACGAACATGAAGTATGGTCATAGCTATTATGACTATGTGCTAGAGGTGTGGGATTATGTGCATCAAGTATTACCATTATCACAAGAAAGAAAGGATCATTTTATTGCAGGTCATTCAATGGGGGGTTATGGCGCACTCCGTTATGCATTCACTGCAGGAGAACGTTTCGCCAAGGCAGCGCCTCTATCTTCGGCGATAGATGTTTCACAAGTATACGAGTTTGTGTACCCTGATTTTAAACCTGCAGCGATTGCCGGTGATGATTACCATCCTATTGGTACAGAATATGACCCATATCATCTAGTAGAAGAAGCGATTGCAAATGACAAAGTGGTTCCGGAAATTGTCATGATGTGTGGCACTGAAGACCCACTATATGAAAGTAATGCTCAATTTTATGACTATATTTCTAAACGCCACATCCCGAGCCGATTTATTGCAAATGCGGGTGAGCATGATTATGCCTATTGGGATAAAGCAATTAAAACAATTATTGAAATGTTTATGACAGAAACGGAATAA
- a CDS encoding NAD(P)/FAD-dependent oxidoreductase gives MTQHHRVVIIGAGAAGIGMAVTFKTLNMEEVCIIEKNTIGHSFKQWPKSTRTITPSFTSNGFGMPDMNAISLDTSPAFTFNEEHVSGETYAEYLNIVADHYGVHVETETTVTGVQLVDGIYEIETSRGKFTSDYIFVATGDYAFPNQPFTVGCHYSEIDDFTSFSGDHYVVIGGNESGFDAAIQLAKNGASVEMYTTSTGFGEEDADPSVRLSPYTHQRLKDVVEAGHDIEMHVGHEVIDTREDDDGYHILLANGDTVVTPNIPILATGFDVTQNPLVQQLFTLQDGEVKLSQLDESTRYPNVFLIGATVRHEEAILCYIYKFRARFAVLAEIVMKREALPVDDATIESFKANNMYLDDYACCEVDCTC, from the coding sequence ATGACCCAACATCACCGAGTTGTGATTATTGGCGCGGGTGCAGCGGGAATTGGGATGGCAGTCACTTTCAAAACGTTAAATATGGAAGAAGTTTGTATTATTGAGAAAAATACAATTGGTCATTCTTTTAAACAATGGCCAAAATCGACACGTACGATTACACCATCATTTACGTCAAACGGTTTTGGCATGCCAGATATGAATGCAATTTCATTAGACACGTCACCGGCATTTACTTTTAATGAAGAACATGTGTCAGGTGAGACATATGCAGAATATCTTAATATTGTGGCCGACCATTATGGCGTACACGTTGAAACAGAGACAACGGTAACAGGTGTACAATTGGTAGACGGTATTTATGAAATTGAGACGTCTAGAGGTAAGTTTACTTCGGATTATATATTTGTGGCAACTGGTGATTATGCGTTTCCAAACCAGCCTTTCACTGTAGGCTGCCATTATAGCGAAATTGATGATTTTACGTCATTTTCAGGAGATCATTATGTCGTGATTGGAGGCAATGAGAGTGGTTTCGATGCGGCAATCCAACTTGCCAAAAATGGTGCCAGTGTTGAAATGTATACCACTTCAACGGGATTTGGTGAAGAAGACGCGGATCCTAGTGTACGTTTATCACCTTATACACATCAAAGGTTAAAAGATGTAGTGGAAGCGGGGCATGACATCGAAATGCATGTCGGTCATGAAGTGATTGATACAAGAGAAGATGACGATGGGTATCACATTTTACTGGCCAACGGTGACACAGTTGTTACACCGAATATTCCAATTTTGGCAACGGGTTTTGATGTCACACAAAATCCATTGGTGCAACAATTGTTTACGCTTCAAGATGGTGAAGTGAAATTGTCTCAATTAGACGAATCCACACGTTATCCTAATGTATTTTTAATAGGGGCGACTGTGCGTCATGAAGAAGCGATATTGTGTTATATTTATAAGTTTCGCGCACGCTTTGCTGTCCTAGCTGAAATTGTGATGAAGCGAGAAGCGTTGCCAGTGGATGATGCGACGATTGAATCCTTTAAAGCTAACAATATGTATTTAGATGATTACGCATGTTGTGAAGTGGATTGCACATGTTAG
- a CDS encoding nucleoside recognition domain-containing protein codes for MLEVTFNIVTGEVTPIPDGPHQLRLSQTHRLTSDELATLRRLIISERLEIGIKTPALSTPEETRYVVDKLQHYVKEKQKHAPKWQHICYGWGVIVLMFAIPIFLAYHLSGWLENTVFSPLIDMLSGAHWLQIPWIQHILFGDYGILSLGTYSFVWALPVVVFISISTALLDHSGLKQFVIWSIEPSMRRIGLNGTDIVPVLEGFGCNAAAVAEAGHQCSQCTQARCISLIGFGTSCSYQIGATLSIFNTAHVSWLFVPYLLLVFIGGVIHNRLWYRAQPTFNIAPTYRQASLRSPLTYAFMKQVIVSIRMFLTQALPIFLGICFAVSLLSLTTILDWLAKVFAPILQLLQLPTEFATGIFFSIIRKDGMLLFNTGHGTLIQSLSPLQLLMVVFLASTMTSCSVTMTMIARQLGGKLAGKLILKQMATSLGIVCALFGLLKLWDVLITLS; via the coding sequence ATGTTAGAAGTGACGTTTAACATTGTTACAGGTGAGGTAACGCCGATTCCTGATGGTCCTCATCAGTTGAGATTAAGTCAGACACATCGGCTTACAAGTGATGAACTGGCAACATTACGACGGTTAATCATCTCAGAACGCCTTGAAATTGGCATAAAAACACCAGCGCTATCTACACCAGAAGAGACCCGTTATGTTGTCGACAAACTCCAACACTATGTAAAGGAAAAGCAAAAACACGCACCGAAATGGCAACACATCTGTTATGGATGGGGTGTGATAGTGCTTATGTTTGCGATCCCAATCTTTCTTGCATATCACTTATCAGGGTGGTTGGAAAACACGGTCTTTTCGCCACTTATTGATATGTTAAGTGGGGCGCATTGGCTTCAAATACCATGGATACAACATATTTTATTTGGTGATTACGGTATTTTATCCCTCGGAACTTATTCTTTTGTATGGGCATTGCCTGTGGTGGTTTTTATTAGTATTTCTACCGCACTTTTAGACCATTCAGGTTTAAAACAGTTTGTCATATGGTCAATAGAGCCGTCAATGCGACGAATTGGATTGAATGGCACGGATATCGTGCCTGTATTAGAAGGTTTTGGATGTAACGCTGCGGCGGTGGCTGAAGCAGGTCATCAGTGCAGTCAATGTACTCAGGCACGATGTATAAGTTTAATTGGCTTCGGAACATCTTGTAGTTATCAAATTGGCGCAACATTGTCCATTTTTAATACGGCGCATGTAAGCTGGCTATTTGTACCTTATTTATTGCTCGTATTTATAGGAGGCGTCATCCATAACCGTTTATGGTATCGTGCCCAACCAACGTTTAACATTGCACCAACATATCGTCAGGCGTCATTGCGATCGCCACTCACGTATGCATTTATGAAACAAGTCATCGTAAGTATTCGCATGTTTTTGACACAAGCGTTGCCGATTTTTCTAGGTATATGTTTTGCAGTGAGTTTATTATCATTGACGACAATTTTAGATTGGCTCGCAAAAGTCTTCGCCCCGATATTACAACTTTTACAATTGCCAACAGAATTTGCGACGGGCATCTTTTTCTCTATCATACGTAAAGATGGTATGTTGTTGTTTAATACAGGTCATGGTACATTAATTCAAAGTTTATCGCCGTTACAATTATTAATGGTGGTATTTCTAGCGTCAACTATGACATCATGTTCTGTGACAATGACAATGATAGCGCGTCAACTTGGTGGAAAGTTAGCGGGGAAATTGATACTCAAACAAATGGCCACATCATTAGGTATCGTATGTGCATTGTTTGGATTATTAAAATTGTGGGATGTCCTGATAACACTATCGTAA
- a CDS encoding Crp/Fnr family transcriptional regulator, which yields MNTHYKTLDTKDLKVAIQTFAHYIHVSPTQLQIFAEDFILRHYDKNQVIYYDTTEMTHLKFIMHGIVLREAFADNGAHYKWLNRAYHCFPLNKLFRTPSVDESCIALTDCDILSVPLFLIEKLSKHDTEVLSRFYELIILSKDQHVQHNMILNCKNAREKVIHLIRLLCENVGSNHESYYELTHAITIQLLADLIGMSRERVSHIVHSLMIENYIFKDKHTWMICKKLFQT from the coding sequence ATGAATACGCATTATAAAACGTTAGATACAAAAGACTTAAAAGTTGCGATCCAAACATTTGCGCATTATATTCATGTGTCACCCACACAATTACAAATTTTCGCAGAAGACTTTATTCTGCGTCATTACGATAAAAACCAAGTAATCTATTATGACACCACTGAAATGACGCACCTCAAATTTATCATGCATGGCATCGTATTGAGAGAAGCATTTGCCGATAATGGTGCGCATTACAAATGGCTGAATCGCGCGTATCATTGCTTTCCACTCAACAAACTATTTCGTACACCCTCAGTCGATGAATCATGCATCGCATTAACAGATTGCGACATATTGAGTGTGCCACTATTTTTAATCGAAAAGTTATCAAAACACGATACAGAAGTACTGTCTCGATTTTACGAGTTAATCATTTTAAGTAAAGATCAACACGTTCAGCATAATATGATTTTAAATTGTAAAAATGCGCGTGAAAAAGTCATTCATTTAATCCGTTTGCTATGCGAAAATGTAGGATCAAATCATGAATCCTATTATGAATTAACCCACGCCATTACGATACAATTGCTTGCCGATTTAATTGGTATGTCACGCGAACGCGTAAGTCATATTGTACATTCCTTAATGATAGAGAACTACATTTTTAAAGATAAACATACTTGGATGATTTGTAAAAAGCTATTTCAAACATAA
- the arcC gene encoding carbamate kinase, with product MPKTIVIALGGNAIQNKEATASSQQAAIRETLEKLEPLFQSDASIVFSHGNGPQIGNLLIQQAKSNSSETPAMPLDVCGAMTQGMIGYWLETETTRVLRKVESKKQVATVVTRVEVDAHDPHLLHPTKPIGPFYTKEEAEKLQRIDSKSVYKEDAGRGFRKVVPSPLPVSILEHEMIKTLLDNDNIVIACGGGGIPVVKKEDSYEGIEAVIDKDFASETLAELIEADTLMILTAVPNVYVNYQTPTETMLTSVDVATLKTYIEDGQFAEGSMLPKIEAAIKFIGNHPNREVIITDLDNAYAAIERGTGTHIHL from the coding sequence ATGCCTAAAACAATCGTTATCGCATTAGGAGGTAACGCGATTCAAAATAAAGAAGCAACCGCATCAAGTCAACAAGCTGCAATTCGTGAAACGCTTGAAAAACTTGAACCCTTATTCCAATCGGATGCCTCTATTGTGTTTTCACATGGCAATGGACCTCAAATTGGCAATTTGTTGATTCAACAAGCAAAATCTAATAGTTCTGAAACACCAGCCATGCCACTAGATGTATGTGGCGCAATGACGCAAGGTATGATTGGATACTGGCTAGAAACTGAAACGACGCGTGTGCTTCGAAAAGTTGAAAGTAAAAAACAAGTCGCTACGGTCGTAACACGTGTTGAAGTCGATGCACATGACCCCCATCTACTTCATCCGACAAAACCGATAGGACCGTTTTACACGAAAGAAGAAGCAGAAAAATTACAACGGATTGATTCAAAGAGTGTCTATAAAGAAGATGCTGGCCGAGGGTTTCGAAAAGTCGTGCCGTCCCCGCTTCCTGTATCTATTTTAGAACATGAGATGATTAAAACATTACTCGACAACGATAATATCGTCATTGCGTGTGGCGGAGGTGGTATTCCAGTCGTTAAAAAAGAGGACAGTTATGAAGGTATTGAAGCAGTTATTGACAAAGACTTCGCAAGTGAAACCTTAGCAGAATTGATAGAAGCGGACACACTCATGATTTTAACGGCCGTTCCAAATGTATATGTGAACTATCAAACGCCAACCGAAACGATGCTCACATCCGTTGACGTCGCAACATTAAAAACATATATTGAAGATGGACAATTCGCAGAAGGTTCCATGTTACCTAAAATTGAAGCTGCGATTAAATTTATTGGAAATCATCCAAATAGAGAAGTTATTATAACAGATTTAGACAACGCCTACGCGGCAATTGAGAGGGGAACAGGCACGCATATCCATTTATAA
- the arcD gene encoding arginine-ornithine antiporter, translating to MIGGGAFNIISDMGSQAGGLALMIGWGITAVGMIALAFVFQTLTNARPDLDGGIYSYAQAGFGDFIGFCSAWGYWFAAFLGNVAYATLLMSAVGNFFPIFQKGNTLPSIIVASILLWGVHFLILKGVETAAFINSIVTVAKLIPIFLVIVCMMVVFNFDTFMAGFSGTSSNHIEWSSILLQVKSIMLVTVWIFTGIEGAVVFSSRAKRKKDVGTATVIGLTSVLIIYFLMTVLAQGVIQQNHISELGNPSMSHVLAHIVGPWGAVFVNIGLIISVLGAWLGWTLLAGELPYVVAKNNLFPKWFAKENRNGAPINSLLITNILVQLFLISMLFTESAYQFAFSLASSAILIPYMFSAFYLVKYNYLQQSTSVTKWTIGCIASIYALWLIYAAGLEYLLLTMILYIPGVIVFIKVQHNLNKKPKAIEWIVIGFILVFALIGIVKLMTHSITVI from the coding sequence ATGATTGGAGGTGGTGCGTTTAATATCATCTCTGATATGGGAAGCCAGGCAGGTGGCCTTGCCCTCATGATCGGTTGGGGTATTACCGCTGTTGGCATGATTGCACTCGCTTTTGTATTCCAAACATTAACAAATGCGCGTCCAGACTTAGATGGCGGCATTTACAGTTATGCACAAGCTGGATTCGGTGACTTTATCGGCTTTTGTAGTGCTTGGGGATACTGGTTCGCGGCATTTTTAGGTAATGTTGCCTATGCTACATTGCTCATGTCTGCAGTTGGAAATTTTTTCCCGATTTTCCAAAAAGGTAATACGTTACCAAGTATCATCGTCGCCTCAATCTTACTTTGGGGTGTGCATTTCTTAATTTTAAAAGGTGTAGAAACCGCCGCATTTATTAATAGTATCGTTACAGTCGCTAAATTAATCCCTATTTTTCTTGTCATCGTCTGTATGATGGTTGTATTTAACTTTGATACATTCATGGCAGGGTTTAGCGGGACATCATCCAACCACATAGAATGGTCCTCTATTTTGTTGCAAGTAAAAAGTATTATGCTCGTAACTGTGTGGATATTTACAGGTATTGAAGGTGCAGTTGTATTTTCTAGCCGTGCAAAACGTAAAAAAGATGTGGGTACAGCCACGGTTATTGGACTCACTTCCGTGCTTATCATTTACTTTTTAATGACGGTACTCGCACAAGGTGTCATTCAACAAAATCATATCTCAGAATTAGGTAATCCTTCAATGTCACACGTGTTAGCACACATTGTAGGCCCTTGGGGTGCCGTATTTGTCAACATCGGACTCATCATCTCCGTGCTCGGTGCGTGGCTTGGTTGGACTTTACTTGCAGGAGAATTGCCGTATGTCGTTGCGAAAAACAACCTTTTCCCGAAATGGTTTGCGAAAGAAAATCGTAACGGTGCACCAATCAATTCATTATTAATTACGAATATTTTAGTCCAACTTTTCTTAATCAGTATGTTATTTACGGAAAGTGCATATCAATTTGCGTTTTCACTCGCATCAAGTGCGATTTTAATCCCTTATATGTTTAGCGCATTTTACCTTGTAAAGTATAACTATTTACAACAAAGCACTTCAGTGACGAAATGGACGATTGGCTGTATCGCATCAATCTATGCACTTTGGTTAATCTATGCGGCAGGCTTGGAATATTTATTACTCACTATGATTTTGTATATTCCAGGCGTCATCGTATTTATTAAAGTACAACACAATCTTAATAAAAAACCGAAAGCTATCGAATGGATTGTCATTGGTTTTATTTTAGTCTTCGCACTTATTGGTATTGTCAAACTGATGACCCACTCCATTACCGTGATATAA